The Dokdonia sp. 4H-3-7-5 genomic interval CTCTTTTAAGAGGTGAATTATCTATAAGTTGCTCGTAAGCCTTCACAGGGCGCACATTACAAAAGAGTCCTAGTGACTTGCGAAGTCTCAAAAGGCCTTGCTCTGGACGAACTTTTGCCGTAGGGTCGTTATCATATTTGGGATCACCAATGGCCCCAAATAATATAGCGTCAGATGCCTCACAAATATCCAGCGTTTCCTCAGGAAGCGGATTGCCCGTCGCGTCTATGGCGCAAGCACCCATCATTGCTTCTGTATATGTAAAGTGATGTCCGTATTCGTCTGCTACTGCCTCTAGAGCTTTTTTTGCTTGAGCAGTAACTTCTGGTCCTATCCCGTCTCCAGGTATGATTGCAATATTAAAATCCATAGTGTGTGTTTGAATTATGTGCTAAATCCCCGCCTTTGTAAGCGAGGATCTGGTAACCATTTATATAATGTGTTTTATTAAAACACCATTCGTTCTTTTTCAAAGGCTTCTATTTCTGCCTTTTTACTTAATAAAAAATCTATATCGTCATACCCATTGATCATACATACTTTCTTGTAAGGATCTATGTCAAATTTCGCTTTCTTACTTCGACCTTGCTCAGCATAAACTACAGCCATCTCAACCACTTGATTTTCTAGATCAATTGTAATGGGCAACTTAGGGTTTGCTTCTATATTTGCTAGTAATTCCTTAAGATACTCCGGAGTTACCTGAATAGGTAGCAAGCCATTGTTAAGTGCATTACCTTTAAAAATATCTGCAAAAAAACTTGATATCACAACCTTAAATCCATACCCTACAATTGCCCAAGCAGCGTGCTCACGGCTAGAACCACAAC includes:
- the leuD gene encoding 3-isopropylmalate dehydratase small subunit encodes the protein MEKFTKLISTAVPLAIENIDTDQIIPARFLKATDKKGFGDNVFRDWRFKKDGTLDAEFPINKPQYAGAKILVAGDNFGCGSSREHAAWAIVGYGFKVVISSFFADIFKGNALNNGLLPIQVTPEYLKELLANIEANPKLPITIDLENQVVEMAVVYAEQGRSKKAKFDIDPYKKVCMINGYDDIDFLLSKKAEIEAFEKERMVF